In a genomic window of Methanoregula sp. UBA64:
- the thiC gene encoding phosphomethylpyrimidine synthase ThiC: MSIIDDARNGIVTDEMKQVAKAEGVTEDFVRRGVAEGHIVIPVSPYRKVKICGIGEGLRTKVNASIGTSTDIVNIPEEVEKARQAELAGADTLMELSTGGDFVEIRKQVIANTTLSVGCVPLYQAFIEAVKKDGAVVNMKEDDLFRITAEQAKLGTNFMAIHTGINWETVKRLKNQGRHCGLVSRGGAFMTAWMLHNEKENPLYSEFDYLMEIMKEHEVTLSMGNGMRAGAIHDATDRAGIQELLINAELADKAHAQGIQVIVEGPGHVPIDEIATNVQLMKRVTNNKPFYMLGPIVTDIAPGYDDRVAAIGAAISSSLGADFICYVTPAEHLALPTPEEVYEGVMSSRIAAHVGDMVKLKKTRAADLEMGHARRDLDWNRQFAVAMNPARARKIRNERMPADTDGCTMCGDFCAIKIVNRHFKF; this comes from the coding sequence ATGAGTATCATAGATGATGCCCGGAACGGCATCGTAACCGACGAGATGAAACAGGTCGCAAAAGCCGAAGGCGTGACCGAGGACTTTGTGCGGCGCGGCGTTGCCGAGGGCCACATTGTTATCCCGGTCTCCCCCTACCGCAAGGTCAAGATCTGCGGTATCGGCGAGGGCCTGCGCACCAAGGTGAACGCCTCCATCGGGACCTCCACCGATATTGTCAATATTCCCGAAGAGGTCGAGAAGGCGCGGCAGGCCGAGCTTGCGGGTGCCGACACTTTAATGGAGCTCTCCACCGGCGGTGACTTTGTCGAGATCCGTAAACAGGTGATCGCAAACACCACGCTTTCCGTGGGATGCGTCCCGCTCTACCAGGCCTTCATCGAGGCCGTGAAAAAGGACGGCGCCGTTGTCAACATGAAAGAGGACGACCTCTTCCGGATCACGGCCGAGCAGGCCAAGCTCGGTACGAACTTCATGGCAATCCACACCGGCATCAACTGGGAGACGGTCAAGAGACTTAAAAACCAGGGCCGGCACTGCGGGCTGGTATCGAGAGGAGGGGCATTCATGACCGCATGGATGCTCCACAACGAGAAGGAGAACCCGCTTTATTCAGAGTTCGACTACCTCATGGAGATTATGAAAGAGCATGAGGTCACCCTCTCGATGGGGAACGGCATGCGGGCCGGCGCCATCCACGATGCAACCGACCGGGCCGGCATTCAGGAGCTCCTCATCAACGCCGAGCTTGCCGATAAAGCGCACGCACAAGGCATCCAGGTGATTGTCGAAGGTCCGGGCCATGTCCCGATCGATGAGATCGCGACAAACGTCCAGCTCATGAAGCGGGTCACGAACAACAAGCCGTTCTACATGCTCGGCCCCATTGTGACCGACATTGCACCGGGCTACGACGACCGGGTGGCCGCCATCGGTGCCGCCATATCGTCTTCCCTTGGTGCCGACTTCATCTGCTACGTTACCCCTGCCGAGCACCTTGCCCTCCCGACCCCCGAAGAGGTATACGAGGGAGTTATGAGCTCGCGGATTGCCGCACACGTTGGCGACATGGTCAAGCTCAAAAAGACCCGGGCCGCCGACCTCGAAATGGGCCACGCCCGCCGCGACCTTGACTGGAACCGCCAGTTTGCGGTTGCCATGAACCCGGCCCGCGCACGGAAGATCCGTAACGAGCGGATGCCCGCAGATACCGACGGCTGCACCATGTGCGGGGACTTCTGCGCCATCAAGATCGTCAACCGGCACTTCAAATTCTAA
- a CDS encoding radical SAM protein, which produces MIRNGDAIRVNFGGFVPLSTVDWRGRAVCTVFFRGCPLRCSYCQNAAIFGGEDYRDTDEVIRLIEGSKIAVSGVVFSGGEPTLQKEALLCLARAAQKHGLATGLQTNGAFPDTIRALLAERLIDRIAIDYKTQWEGFSGAQDGAAVENYAKNVMQSTEAAREAFRNGTLAELEIVVTVFYENAKYLQEISRKVADIPLVLQQGEHKIPMVPGGAENTSAYILKRWETIGQYTPMTLPEIKKIADGLKRDVRIRTRDGGEIPYNRRYLL; this is translated from the coding sequence ATAATCCGTAACGGTGATGCTATCAGGGTCAATTTTGGCGGCTTTGTTCCGCTCTCCACGGTAGACTGGCGGGGCCGGGCGGTCTGCACCGTCTTTTTCCGGGGCTGCCCCCTACGGTGCTCCTACTGCCAGAACGCCGCGATCTTCGGCGGCGAGGACTACCGGGATACAGACGAGGTTATCCGGCTCATCGAGGGCTCGAAAATTGCCGTGAGCGGTGTGGTCTTCTCGGGCGGGGAGCCGACCCTCCAGAAAGAGGCGCTCCTGTGCCTTGCCCGTGCCGCACAGAAACACGGGCTTGCCACGGGCCTCCAGACAAACGGCGCCTTTCCTGATACCATCAGGGCCCTTCTTGCCGAGCGGCTCATCGACCGGATCGCGATCGATTACAAGACGCAGTGGGAGGGATTCTCCGGCGCACAGGACGGTGCGGCCGTGGAAAACTATGCAAAAAATGTCATGCAGTCGACAGAGGCTGCACGGGAAGCGTTCCGGAACGGGACGCTTGCAGAACTCGAGATCGTAGTAACCGTATTTTATGAGAATGCAAAATACTTACAGGAGATTTCGCGTAAGGTTGCCGATATACCCCTCGTCCTCCAGCAGGGAGAGCACAAGATCCCGATGGTCCCGGGCGGGGCAGAGAACACCAGCGCATATATCCTAAAGAGATGGGAGACCATCGGGCAGTACACCCCCATGACGCTACCAGAGATTAAAAAAATTGCCGACGGGCTCAAACGGGATGTCCGGATCCGGACCCGGGACGGCGGGGAGATCCCCTATAACCGGAGGTACCTGTTATGA